A portion of the Drosophila innubila isolate TH190305 chromosome 3L unlocalized genomic scaffold, UK_Dinn_1.0 0_D_3L, whole genome shotgun sequence genome contains these proteins:
- the LOC117788017 gene encoding mitogen-activated protein kinase kinase kinase 7-like has protein sequence MEYADCGSLHEQIHGTGVQNYTTSTALNWMYQCAMGLEFLHNQSIVHWNVKPRNLFLTKNFQQLKIGELGNTPRQLRKRESVVYKAPEGPFCCIYDEKYDVYSFGIVLWEVLTRQKPFYKMTFVRETSNYEQLFSHFPQDLSCDNIRSLIESCWNLDPKKRPTMKAVAVRIAVEKADMGLDEIMGSGAFGVVYKYQLIDVPCAVKKFFVDDDDAKKKIEREVKYLSRVTHENIVELFCTLHSKDSKTFIVMAYADCGTLYDYIHKEKEQKRNEYSDSTALSWMRQLAKGLHYLHATEPKPIIHRDIKTSNLLLADNYQVLKIADFGTVREQATVMTKDYVGTPEYMAPETGLGYEYSEKSDVYSFGIVFWEVMSRKKPFYHLKNRTPIVIMNLVSQGERPPIEDTKDDKYIRTIINYCWHKNPEIRPSSWNLAYCGVGFSIFHVLSEILNTESVIKSIIPGGTFDKINFKSE, from the exons ATGGAGTATGCGGACTGCGGATCACTGCACGAACAAATTCACGGAACAGGAGTACAAAACTATACCACAAGTACTGCCCTCAATTGGATGTACCAGTGTGCGATG GGTCTTGAATTTTTACATAATCAGTCTATTGTTCATTGGAATGTAAAGCCACGTAACTTGTTCCTAACCAAAAACTTTCAACAATTGAAGATCGGAGAATTGGGAAATACACCTAGGCAATTAAGGAAAAGGGAATCTGTTGTCTATAAGGCCCCCGAG GGAccattttgttgtatttacgACGAGAAATATGACGTATACAGTTTTGGGATAGTACTCTGGGAAGTCCTGACACGACAAAAGcctttttataaaatgacgTTCGTAAGGGAAACTTCAAACTACGAACAGCTTTTCTCCCATTTTCCCCAAGACTTATCCTGTGACAACATAAGATCGCTGATTGAATCATGTTGGAATCTTGATCCGAAAAAGAGGCCCACTATGAAAGCAGTTGCCGTACGAATCGCAGTGGAAAAAGCGGATATGGGACTCGACGAg aTTATGGGATCTGGAGCCTTCGGTGTTGTCtacaaatatcaattaatCGATGTTCCATGCGCggtgaaaaaattttttgtagacgatgatgatgccaagaaaaaaattgagcGAGAAGTGAAATATTTATCCCGAGTTACCCATGAAAATATTGTCGAGTTGTTTTGTACCCTGCATAGCAAGGattcaaaaacatttattgtGATGGCCTACGCAGACTGTGGAACACTTTATGATTACATTCATAAAGAGAAAGAACAAAAGCGGAATGAATATTCCGATTCGACTGCTCTCAGTTGGATGCGCCAATTAGCCAAG GGCCTTCATTATTTACATGCCACGGAGCCAAAGCCAATTATCCATCGAGATATTAAGACGAGTAACTTGTTACTTGCCGACAATTATCaagtattaaaaattgcaGATTTTGGTACAGTTAGAGAACAGGCTACTGTAATGACAAAGGATTATGTTGGGACACCTGAATATATGGCACCTGAG ACTGGCTTGGGCTACGAGTATTCGGAGAAAAGTGATGTTTATAGCTTCGGGATCGTTTTTTGGGAGGTGATGTCCCGAAAGAAACCCTTTTACCACTTGAAAAATCGAACTCCAATCGTCATTATGAACTTAGTCAGTCAAG GGGAACGGCCTCCCATCGAGGATACAAAGGATGACAAGTATATAAGaactataattaattattgttggCATAAAAATCCGGAAATACGACCATCATCGTGGAATTTAGCTTATTGTGGTGTGGgattttcgatttttcatgTGTTGTCAGAAATTCTTAATACAGAAAGTGTGATAAAGAGTATTATACCTGGCGGGACCTTTGATAAGATCAATTTTAAATCCgaataa
- the LOC117788727 gene encoding folliculin gives MNAVIALCHFCEAHGPCAIFCTQTLRDTKIEDLVNLEQQQQQQQQPGQKSCSACNYTLGRNNSNASIYSKDTESGATFVSSKLATMQEVANLVKQAAVRSLSCEINSNRERHGDGKGNGNGNGDGDGGFVYFGDSSRGHILSHTFRVCDLQARGYYQLFSIIVLMKDKYFLLNTKPFLAEHLRKISLELQAGAQRTKATEELNYSARQRRLSGAQFLMPTPRSLLELTGEEHIFAQLHSHFAWILLAGSRFLTEHITFGNLPWLPPQSSGRPPAQRLTYNSSTLPMIQMYEDDPEQEGFFSLRHIKKVLPKDDFATVCYCALTGVKIIVRGAPERTVLFMMCLKKLLPEPMQKLMRIDAQHQHSISSEYKIISVSNDIAVPIASSSVFRIDFLDKHVNGNDIVSVKWPAELPRKLPDLLVKLLKAVKAVEEKTFTELVLNKQTKVLIEEWKNKVICLNHAKSGSVQAKLKKVLGVQPQDQPLLNYWSTHLQ, from the exons ATGAATGCGGTTATTGCGCTGTGCCATTTTTGCGAGGCGCACGGTCCCTGCGCCATCTTCTGCACACAGACGCTGCGCGACACCAAAATCGAGGATCTGGTGAatctggagcagcagcagcagcaacaacagcagccgggACAAAAGAGTTGCTCCGCCTGCAACTATACGCTGGGCAGGAACAATAGCAATGCCAGCATTTACAGCAAGGATACGGAAAGTGGTGCGACATTTGTGAGCAGCAAGCTGGCCACCATGCAGGAGGTGGCCAATCTGGTCAAGCAGGCGGCAGTGCGCAGTCTCAGCTGTGAGATCAACAGCAATCGGGAACGGCATGGAGACGGAAAGGGGAACGGGAACGGCAACGGTGATGGCGATGGTGGCTTTGTCTACTTTGGTGACTCCTCGCGTGGTCACATCTTGAGTCATACGTTTCGTGTGTGCGATTTACAGGCACGTGGTTACTATCAACTCTTCTCGATTATAGTGCTGATGAAGGACAAGTATTTTCTGTTGAATACCAAGCCATTTTTGGCCGAGCACTTGCGCAAGATCTCGCTGGAGCTGCAGGCGGGTGCACAGCGCACCAAGGCAACGGAGGAGTTGAATTATTCGGCAAGACAGCGACGTTTGTCGGGTGCACAGTTCCTGATGCCAACTCCACGTTCGCTGCTGGAGCTGACCGGGGAGGAGCACATCTTTGCCCAGCTGCATTCACACTTTGCCTGGATACTCTTGGCCGGTTCACGTTTCCTCACCGAACACATTACCTTTGGCAATCTGCCCTGGTTGCCGCCACAGAGCAGCGGTCGTCCGCCCGCCCAGCGTCTCACCTACAACAGTTCCACGCTGCCCATGATCCAAATGTACGAGGATGATCCGGAACAGGAGGGCTTCTTCTCGCTGCGACACATTAAGAAGGTGCTGCCCAAGGATGACTTTGCCACCGTTTGCTATTGTGCTCTAACTGGCGTCAAGATCATTGTACGTGGTGCTCCCGAACGCACAGTGCTCTTCATGATGTGCCTGAAGAAGCTGCTGCCGGAGCCAATGCAGAAACTGATGCGGATTGATGCACAGCATCAGCATTCCATCAGCTCCGAGTACAAGATCATCTCCGTCTCCAATGACATTGCCGTTCCCATTGCCAGTAGTTCCGTGTTCCGCATTGATTTCCTGGACAAGCATGTCAATGGCAACGATATCGTCTCCGTCAAGTGGCCAGCAGAATTGCCCAGAAAAT TGCCTGATCTCTTGGTGAAGCTGCTGAAGGCCGTCAAGGCTGTGGAGGAGAAGACCTTCACTGAGCTGGTGCTCAACAAACAGACCAAAGTCCTCATCGAGGAGTGGAAAAA CAAAGTGATTTGCCTGAATCATGCCAAGTCCGGAAGCGTTCAGGCCAAGTTGAAGAAGGTGCTGGGAGTACAGCCGCAGGATCAGCCGCTCCTAAATTACTGGAGCACGCACTTGCAATag